From one Syntrophorhabdus sp. genomic stretch:
- the rplV gene encoding 50S ribosomal protein L22 codes for MEITAKTRMIRISPRKVRIVADLIRKKNVNEASGLLTYMPQKSAFLLKKLLDSAIANARQKKYIDVDNLYVKSIMVDGGPVLKRFMPRAMGRATKIRKRLSHITLILDEA; via the coding sequence ATGGAAATCACGGCGAAGACTCGAATGATACGTATATCACCGCGGAAGGTGCGGATCGTCGCTGACCTGATCAGGAAGAAGAACGTCAACGAGGCCTCGGGGCTCTTGACCTACATGCCGCAGAAAAGCGCCTTCCTATTGAAGAAGCTCCTCGACAGCGCCATAGCAAACGCCCGACAGAAGAAATACATCGATGTGGACAACCTGTACGTCAAGAGCATCATGGTGGACGGCGGACCGGTCCTGAAACGCTTCATGCCGAGGGCGATGGGGCGTGCAACGAAGATACGCAAGAGATTAAGCCATATAACGCTCATCCTGGATGAAGCATAG
- the rpsC gene encoding 30S ribosomal protein S3, giving the protein MGQKTNPFGFRLGVIKTWDSKWFAARNYARFLHEDLVIKKFLKKKLYQAGISKIEIERAANKDKRAKINIHTSRPGLVIGRKGAEVENLKRELQRITDKEVILNITEVKRPETDAQLVAENVALQIERRVSFRRAMKKNVQQALKFGAKGIKAMCAGRLGGAEMARTEWYREGRVPLQTIRADIDYGYAVASTKYGVIGIKVWIFKGEVFQEAR; this is encoded by the coding sequence ATGGGTCAGAAGACAAACCCTTTCGGTTTCAGGCTCGGGGTCATCAAGACCTGGGATTCCAAATGGTTCGCGGCACGGAATTACGCGAGGTTCCTCCACGAAGACCTGGTGATAAAGAAGTTTCTCAAGAAGAAGCTTTACCAGGCCGGGATATCGAAGATCGAGATAGAACGTGCCGCCAACAAGGACAAGCGGGCGAAGATAAACATCCACACATCGAGGCCGGGTCTGGTGATAGGGCGCAAGGGAGCCGAGGTTGAGAACCTGAAGCGTGAACTCCAGCGGATCACCGACAAGGAGGTCATCCTCAACATCACCGAGGTGAAAAGGCCCGAGACGGACGCCCAGCTTGTCGCCGAGAATGTGGCGCTCCAGATCGAGCGCAGGGTTTCATTCAGACGGGCGATGAAGAAGAACGTACAGCAGGCGCTGAAGTTCGGCGCCAAGGGCATAAAGGCCATGTGCGCCGGCAGGCTCGGCGGCGCCGAGATGGCGCGGACCGAATGGTATCGTGAAGGCAGGGTGCCCCTGCAGACCATTCGAGCCGATATCGACTACGGGTATGCTGTCGCGTCCACGAAGTATGGCGTGATCGGTATAAAGGTCTGGATATTCAAAGGAGAAGTATTTCAGGAGGCTCGGTAA
- the rplP gene encoding 50S ribosomal protein L16 — MLAPKRVRYRKVQKGTLRGVAQRGNVVSFGDFGLQATEGGWITSRQIEAARIALTRYVKRTGKVWIRVFPDKPITKKPAETRMGKGKGPNEGWVAVVKPGRVLYEITGVPEEKAREALRIASFKLPIGTKFIARSEEQ, encoded by the coding sequence ATGCTTGCACCAAAAAGGGTAAGATACAGAAAAGTGCAGAAAGGTACCCTCAGGGGCGTCGCTCAGCGGGGCAATGTGGTCAGCTTCGGCGACTTCGGCCTCCAGGCCACGGAAGGCGGATGGATCACATCCCGTCAGATCGAAGCGGCCCGTATCGCCCTTACGAGATATGTCAAGAGGACAGGCAAGGTCTGGATCAGGGTATTCCCTGACAAGCCCATAACGAAAAAGCCTGCGGAGACAAGGATGGGCAAGGGGAAAGGGCCGAACGAAGGATGGGTTGCCGTCGTGAAACCCGGCAGGGTCCTCTACGAGATCACCGGCGTTCCCGAAGAAAAGGCGCGCGAGGCCTTGAGAATTGCTTCCTTCAAACTTCCGATCGGTACCAAGTTCATTGCACGAAGTGAGGAACAATGA
- the rpmC gene encoding 50S ribosomal protein L29, whose amino-acid sequence MKAKELKELTKEELAKKKKDLKEELFNLRFQHSTGQLENTARMNTLKKDVARIETVLSGKE is encoded by the coding sequence ATGAAAGCGAAAGAGCTGAAGGAACTGACGAAAGAGGAACTGGCAAAGAAGAAGAAGGATCTCAAGGAAGAGCTTTTCAACCTGAGATTTCAGCATTCGACGGGGCAGCTTGAGAACACGGCACGGATGAACACGCTGAAGAAGGACGTCGCCAGGATAGAAACCGTCTTGAGCGGGAAGGAATAA
- the rpsQ gene encoding 30S ribosomal protein S17, producing MEAKREISKRKMVGRVIKDKMDKTVVVEVEKFLKHPKYHKFIKRKLRYKAHDENNSSKTGDRVLIVETRPLSKDKRWLVKEVVRHEELFLVKNEVAHDSGEI from the coding sequence ATGGAAGCTAAACGCGAAATAAGCAAGCGAAAGATGGTCGGCAGGGTCATTAAGGACAAGATGGATAAAACGGTTGTCGTTGAGGTCGAAAAGTTCCTCAAGCACCCGAAGTATCACAAGTTCATCAAGAGGAAACTGAGATATAAAGCACACGACGAGAATAATTCCAGCAAGACGGGCGACCGGGTATTGATCGTGGAGACACGACCTCTGAGCAAGGACAAGCGCTGGCTCGTAAAAGAGGTTGTCAGACACGAGGAACTTTTCTTGGTCAAGAACGAGGTGGCACATGATTCAGGAGAGATCTAA
- the rplN gene encoding 50S ribosomal protein L14: protein MIQERSKLEVADNSGAKKLGCIKVLGGSRKRYGTVGDIIVASVKEVIPNSKVKKGEVVKAVIVRTKKEIRRNDGSYVKFDDNSAVIINQYNEPVGTRIFGPVARELRAKRFMKIVSLAPEVV from the coding sequence ATGATTCAGGAGAGATCTAAGCTCGAAGTTGCCGACAATTCAGGTGCGAAGAAACTGGGGTGCATCAAGGTGCTCGGCGGGTCACGGAAGCGCTACGGGACAGTGGGAGACATCATCGTGGCATCGGTGAAAGAGGTGATCCCCAACTCCAAGGTGAAGAAGGGTGAAGTGGTCAAGGCCGTGATCGTCAGGACGAAGAAGGAGATACGCAGGAACGACGGTTCGTACGTGAAGTTCGACGACAATTCGGCGGTCATCATAAATCAGTATAATGAGCCCGTGGGAACGCGCATCTTCGGTCCCGTGGCGAGAGAGCTTCGGGCCAAGAGGTTCATGAAGATCGTGTCCCTGGCCCCCGAGGTTGTGTGA
- a CDS encoding 50S ribosomal protein L24, which yields MEKAYHVKKNDLVMVTTGKDKGKTGKVLRINYKKDRLIVEKVNMVKKHVRPSQKAKGGIMEMESSIHVSNVMIYCEKCAKPVRTGKKVLENGKKVRFCKKCDEVIDK from the coding sequence ATGGAAAAGGCGTATCACGTAAAGAAAAATGACCTGGTAATGGTAACGACCGGAAAGGACAAGGGAAAGACGGGGAAGGTCCTCAGGATCAACTACAAGAAGGACCGGCTGATCGTTGAGAAGGTCAACATGGTGAAGAAACACGTGAGGCCGAGCCAGAAGGCCAAGGGCGGCATCATGGAGATGGAGAGTTCCATCCATGTTTCGAACGTCATGATCTATTGCGAGAAGTGCGCGAAGCCCGTCCGGACGGGAAAGAAGGTCCTGGAGAACGGTAAAAAGGTGCGTTTTTGCAAGAAATGCGACGAGGTCATCGATAAGTAA
- the rplE gene encoding 50S ribosomal protein L5, translated as MNTYREFYEKEVKSALMRRFQYKNIMEVPKIVKITVNIGLGEALQNIKALDAASGDIKLITGQKPVITKAKKSIASFKLREGMSVGCMVTLRSERMYEFYRKLVTIVLPRVRDFKGVSPKSFDGRGNYTLGLKEQIIFPEIEYDKIDKIRGMNITITTTAKTDEEGHELLKLMGMPFRS; from the coding sequence TTGAATACGTACAGGGAGTTCTACGAAAAGGAAGTGAAATCGGCCCTCATGAGGCGGTTTCAGTATAAGAACATAATGGAAGTGCCGAAGATCGTGAAGATCACCGTGAATATCGGCCTCGGCGAGGCCCTGCAGAACATCAAGGCCCTCGATGCGGCCTCGGGCGATATCAAGCTGATCACCGGCCAGAAGCCGGTCATCACGAAGGCGAAGAAATCCATCGCCTCCTTCAAACTCCGCGAAGGCATGTCCGTGGGATGCATGGTGACACTGCGCAGCGAGAGGATGTATGAGTTCTACCGCAAACTGGTGACCATTGTCCTGCCGCGGGTGAGAGACTTCAAGGGGGTTTCCCCGAAATCATTCGACGGCAGGGGCAATTACACCCTGGGATTGAAAGAACAGATCATCTTTCCCGAGATCGAGTACGACAAGATCGACAAGATCAGGGGAATGAACATAACGATCACGACAACGGCGAAGACGGATGAAGAAGGCCATGAGCTTTTGAAACTCATGGGTATGCCTTTCAGGAGTTGA
- a CDS encoding type Z 30S ribosomal protein S14 has protein sequence MARKAMIEKTKRAPKFKVRVRNRCAVCGRPRAFIRKFQMCRVCFRSYSLRGEIPGVLKSSW, from the coding sequence ATGGCAAGGAAAGCAATGATAGAAAAGACGAAGAGGGCGCCGAAGTTCAAGGTGCGTGTGCGTAACAGATGTGCCGTCTGCGGCAGGCCGAGAGCCTTTATCAGGAAATTCCAGATGTGCAGGGTCTGCTTTAGGTCCTATTCCCTGAGGGGCGAGATCCCCGGCGTTCTAAAATCAAGCTGGTGA
- the rpsH gene encoding 30S ribosomal protein S8, with the protein MGMVDPIADMMTRIRNAITARHETVDIPYSNMKFSISRILKEEGYVRNYKTFVDESRKKFLKVYISYDENSKSVITGLKTISKPGRRVYAKVTDMPRFRNRTGIVVVSTSKGLMTDKNAIKNKVGGEPLLVVW; encoded by the coding sequence ATGGGTATGGTTGATCCAATAGCAGACATGATGACGAGGATCCGCAACGCCATCACGGCTCGTCATGAAACGGTTGACATTCCTTATTCCAACATGAAGTTCTCCATTTCCAGGATCCTCAAGGAAGAGGGCTACGTGAGGAATTATAAGACCTTTGTCGACGAGAGCAGAAAGAAGTTCCTCAAGGTCTACATCAGCTACGACGAGAATTCGAAGAGCGTCATCACCGGCCTCAAGACGATCAGTAAGCCGGGCAGGCGCGTCTATGCCAAGGTCACCGACATGCCCAGGTTCCGGAATCGGACAGGCATCGTTGTGGTTTCCACGTCGAAAGGCCTCATGACGGACAAGAACGCGATAAAGAACAAGGTTGGAGGAGAACCCCTCCTCGTGGTGTGGTGA
- the rplF gene encoding 50S ribosomal protein L6, translated as MSRIGKKPIILPQGTKLELKEGEVFVTGPKGSLKRPFLKGLTLSMDGSTVTVSRTSEEKTIRGYHGLMRTLIANMVDGVSKGFEKKLEIVGIGYRAEFQSGSFTFYLGYSHPIVFTLPEGITGGLEKQTQVSIQGIDKELVGQVAAKIRALRKPDAYKNKGIKYADEVLRKKAGKSGK; from the coding sequence ATGTCGAGGATAGGGAAAAAGCCAATTATACTCCCGCAGGGAACAAAACTGGAGCTTAAGGAAGGCGAGGTTTTCGTCACAGGGCCCAAGGGCTCCCTCAAGAGGCCGTTCCTGAAGGGGCTGACGCTCAGCATGGACGGCAGCACCGTGACCGTGTCCCGCACGAGCGAAGAAAAGACGATCAGGGGTTACCACGGTCTCATGAGGACGCTTATCGCCAACATGGTGGATGGCGTGTCGAAGGGATTCGAAAAGAAACTCGAGATCGTCGGCATCGGCTACAGGGCGGAATTCCAGTCCGGGAGTTTCACCTTTTATCTCGGTTATTCACATCCCATAGTCTTTACGCTCCCCGAAGGCATCACCGGCGGGCTTGAAAAGCAGACACAGGTGTCCATCCAGGGGATCGACAAGGAACTGGTGGGGCAGGTTGCCGCAAAGATACGTGCTTTGAGAAAACCCGATGCTTACAAGAACAAAGGTATCAAGTACGCCGACGAGGTCCTGAGAAAGAAAGCAGGCAAAAGCGGGAAATAA
- a CDS encoding 50S ribosomal protein L18 has translation MARKDKVEARQRRKLRIRKKIHGTELKPRLTVFKSIKQIYAQLVDDTQQKVLTGTSTLNKEVQAGLKSGGNSDAAKKVGEAIGKKALELGITEVVFDRNGFKYHGRIKALADGAREAGLKF, from the coding sequence ATGGCCAGAAAGGATAAAGTCGAAGCCCGGCAGAGGCGGAAACTGAGAATACGGAAGAAGATCCACGGCACCGAGCTGAAACCGAGACTCACGGTGTTCAAGAGTATCAAGCAGATATACGCGCAGCTCGTGGATGACACGCAGCAAAAGGTCCTTACCGGGACCTCGACCCTCAACAAGGAAGTGCAGGCCGGATTGAAGAGCGGCGGCAACAGCGACGCCGCGAAGAAGGTCGGCGAAGCTATCGGAAAGAAGGCCCTCGAACTCGGCATTACGGAGGTGGTTTTCGACCGCAACGGCTTCAAGTATCACGGAAGGATCAAGGCGCTCGCCGACGGGGCGCGTGAAGCCGGGCTAAAATTCTAA